The genomic interval ACAACCAAACATTGTTAAACAGATATTGTCTGAGACAATTTAGATAATAGTCAGAGAAATGAGAAGAACCATTGTCTACAATTCATAGTCAAACAATGGGCAGTACAAAAAGCATTGTCTTAAAAGATAAATGCTAACAATGTTATTCTTTGCCACAATATAAGCATTGTCTTAAATATTACATGACAATGGTACAAAAAAAGCATTGTCTAGCAATTTTCTTCAGACAATGGTTATTTTCGGCGTGCATTGTCTATTAACCATTGctatttaatattttggtGTAGTGATGATAGTCTATTAGGCTTAGAAATAAGATGATTAGAAATAAGATGAAATACAGATACCTTTCCGTTTGTATGATGTTTTACATTGAAAATAAATATGTAGACAATGTTGATTTAGCAATGATTAATCAGTCTATTAGAGATGGTAAAGTGCAATTCAACTAGAGTATTGTATATAATAATTCTTATGGACACTTTTGATTTGCAATTCTTATCTTCAAATTATTGATAAATATTGtatgaaaaattatttaaCTTTTACATATTCTTGATGTTATTTTTGTCTCCGCTCACCTAACTTTTGAATCTTAGATCTGTCATTGCAACATATTGATGGAATTATAGAAATATAAACAACTTAAAGTGCAATGCACTAGTTGTACGTCAATCATAAATGAAATATACACACTACCGTAGGAAAACtacaaattcaaattattcaTTTGCTAGCTAACTTAATTGGGTCTTTTATTCacaacatgcatgcatgtgtaTATATGTACTTCTATAATGAAGTTCAACAAGAACAGATGGGCAAAATACAAAGATTGAATATCATATAAACAGTGCACAAGATCTAATATCGAACCGAGCGCGATTCGTGCCATCTGCATAATTTATCTCCTCTCCTCTTTTATCTTGTCATGCCTGGTGCAACTGGAGCTTGAATAACTCCTCGCCTTTGTCTGTCCAAGTTGGCTTCCCAACCTTCATTATTTTTCCaaccaacatatatatattagtcgCAAAGAAATGACAACCTAGCTAGAAGATTAATAACATGCAGATAACAATGTAGGTCAATGCATGGAGATAATTTCATTATGAAGTTTTAATTCAAACCCAGCAACCTGTTCATGCATGCACACCAGCAACAAAACAGATAAATTGACATTGGTCTACAATAGCTGACACATATTGTTATAGATCGAGGTTCACTGTCCTCCAATCCGTAAATAAATCAATTAGAAAAGGGTGGAGAGGCTCAAAATATTTATTGTGACGCAACTTAAAGACATGGATTGTGATCGGAGTACATCAATTTAGTAGAGGTTAAGTGTCTGCTTACATGAGGAACCTTGATCCACTATCTCAGCTATCTGGCCGAATGTGATACAAGGGCAAAAGCAAGTGATCATACCTTCAAAATTGATCAAATCGAAACCACCATTCGATTAGAAACAAATACTAACCTAACAAAATCATTGATCAAGACTATATATACTCATATGCGTACGTAAACATACTAACTCGATCACTAATGACAACGACTCTCTTTCACTTACAGTTTGCAGGATCATCACAACAACGGCAAAGACCAGTTGACCACTCCGCTCCTACGTGACGAGCAGAGTGCACCGTACTAAGTACTAACTACATATGGAGGAGCATAGACTCTTGCTACACCATGAGGGCTAGAAGCTGGAACCTGACCTGGTACATGGTGATCATGATCACCTGTAGGATACATTATTTTTGGGCTGGCTACTTAATTGATTATGTTGCTAATTGATTCTCAACTATATACTACTGGCCTGCATAGGAGGAGTTTGGTGGGAGCAGCCATAGGCTTATATATTCATCTGATAGAGACAACCAAAATTAATTAGTAGAGTCTATTGGAAAAAAGCTGATTAAGAAACTCTAAGATAAAtttgcaaaaatgaaaaatgaaatttgtCTAGAATATATCTTCATTGACTTGTGtggaaaattctagtatacatTGATGCATGCTATATATCCCATATATGATAGTCGACATTGTTTTGTGAGTAggatcagaaaaataatatatattatcaacCGTCAAATGTGAGATATATAACATCGTATGTATAATAAACAAACTGGACTTTTATTGTAGGTTTCTTTTCACACACATATTATAACTTTCCAAGAGACAAGACTGTGAGCTAAttggtgggggggggggagtcacgttaaaATATTATCTTCACCTTGATCAACAAGAAAAAATTGAGATGTATGTGTATTATATGAGAAGTTACGAAATACACCGGCAGTGTTGATGGTGGTAGATGGAGACTATAACAGTACAATTGTACAAGCAGCTCAGCCACCTGCTAGAGCTCTGGCCTTTGCTGGTCCGAGCGAGGTGTACGTAGATGAGGCTAGTGATCGTCCGATCCTTATTTAGTTATTGAATaaatttcagtttatttttctaaattttacaCTTAAAATCAATTCACTccttaaacttttattttaatccgTTCAtctttatattttcaaataatatCAAAACAGGTTTTATTGGTTAAAATCCGATAAAAACTATCAAATGAATGcttcaaatcatatatgcaagaccaaaacaaaattcctaataattttacaacaaCACTACAACTTTAAAATTAGGTCTCGTAGCATAAATATCGATATAatccatataaaaatatgaattttgtCCTTATTTGATGTCATTTGAAAGTATATGGGGTaaactaattaaaataaaagtttaaagGGTGAACTGATTTTGAGTGTAAAATTTATAGGTGTAAACTGAAAATAATTCTTAGTTATTCTCTTATGTTGTGGACTTGTTTACCGTTGGCCTTTTTGGTTGGTTTGGGACTTGGAACGAGAAATGGGTGCCATAAAAGTCTTAGGCGTGCATGCAGTTTTCTTGTGCCTAAATCCAAAAATGTACGCCATGAAGGTCTTAGGCATCTATGCTTGCAAGATACGTAGTACTGCTGGTTTTTGTTAATTATGTTATAAATGTCCGCAAAATCAAGGGTCCTTTACAATATCTTAAGGTCTAGCATATTCTTAATTACAATTTTTTGAACTAAAAATACAATTttattgaattaaatttacattattgagaacaaaattacaatatgtgttttttatatttacaaataaTTAAACAAATTTACCATATTACAACTATTTGTTCATAATCTTATAAAATGTTATAGGTGAAGTAATTACATTTAATATAACTGTGTTTATCCAAAACATCACCCTGATTACCACAATGACAACAAATTTGTTGTGATATCGGTAAATAAAGGTATCACATACCTCAAGGTACCTAAGAAAATTCCGCAAAATTTTACAGTATATTTGCTATCTAGAAAGAACTCAGCACCCAAATTTCACAATATGTAATTGTATTATAATAGTTTATAGTTCAACAATAACATATGGTAAACTCCCGAAACTAgcataagatttttttttctcaaaaatgaGAACATCATAAAGGACTATAATAGAAATCAGTGATACCGGTTATACACTGATATATACCGGTGCCATATTCAATTCCGCACaatttttctcttgttttctcttttttatcTTGTCATGCCCTGTGCCGGAATCGGAGCTTGAGTAAGTTGAACAACTCCTCGCCTTTGTCTCTCCATGTTGGCTTCCCAACCTTCATAATTTTCCAAACAAATCAACATGCACATATTAATCGCCCAGAAGCGAACCAAATAAAAGATCGATtaataatttacgtacagaATCAATGGTCAATGCATGGGCCGGAGATCATATCATTATGAAGTTTCAGTACAAACCCAGCaacatataattattatattgtGGCACAGGTTGTATAAATTAAATAAGGATAACGATTGTAATGATCTAGCTGAACAAACTTGACCTTCATAAAGATAAATACagacacacacatatattcaTATTCATTACTGATTGAAAATATTATATTGCAGAAACTATCTGCTATAAAACTATTTGATGGTCCCTTGACATGAACCTTCAGTTTTCTAATGGTTGGAAAACAAGCTAGGTCGTATACGTATTGGTACACAGGGTTACGGTTTTTGTCGTAGCTACTAGCTAGAACATcgaacaaacaaaaaattagTATCGCAAAACTTCACATCATAGGATCTTTTGATTCTTTAATCACTCTACAGATACATAGCGATACCATACAAACAAACGTTCCTTGAAACTCTATAGTACTAATTACACTGCCCATAATAAGCTTTCGATTCTAATTTAGCTCCCATTTCCTAGACGTACATGTACCTCCCTAGCCTCATAATGACCCTAGCTAATTAACAAGCATCCATGTTCAAGCTAAAACACGAGTTTAACATCACTTCAGATAAGTATTACCTTTTAATTTTGTCTAGTGACACAAGTACGTCTTCTCTTCCTAAATATGATGTATTGAGGTGTCTTGTAGTGATCTATAAAGTGTAGTTTTGCAGTATATATAGCGAAAATGCATATATTGTTCCTAAAATTAATTGACCGCCGATGTCATACTGGCATGGTCATTCTAATGGGAGATGCAAATTgatgaattaatcaattagCTAGTAGTAATCTTTAgctaacaaaaaaagaaaacgcACAAGAATAACAACCAAAAAAAAGGGAGAAATTAAGGTGTTACCTATTCCCATATCAAACCCACGATTCTTAAGCTCTCTGTACTCTTGACAAAGTGCGCAGGTAGCACAGCAGAAATGAACTAGGCAATCCACACAAGGTGCTTCTTCCAAGTCGTACTGACCTCTCAACTTTGACCGATAGAAACACGAGTACAAGCAAGCAAGAGCAGTAGTCGAAAGAAGGATCCCATAACAAGTTCCCTTTTGAGCACAAGCTGCAATCATGGATATTTTATTAAGACGAGTATATTTCACTGTGATACCAAGTAGAAGTAAAGTTGCTGCTTACATGAGGAACCTTGATCCACTATCTCAGCTATCTGACCGAATGTGATGCAGGGGCAAAAGAAAGTTATCAGACCTACAAAGTTGATCAAATCGAAACCAGTATTCCGTTAGACTCGGAAACTAACAAAATCAACAAGTCGTAAAGACTTCAattaaccatatatatatatatatagacgtACTACAGACGACCACTGTACGTCTTTCACTTACAATTTGCAGGATCATCACAGCAATGGCAAAGGCCAGTTGACCACTCCCCTCCTACATGACGAGCAGATCGCACCGTGCTGACGACATATGGAGGAGCATAGCCTCTTGCTGCACCATGAGGACTCAAAGCTGGAACCTGACCTGGAATATAGTACTGATCTTGATCACCTGCATATTTCTCATGGTCAGGAGCTGAAGGATACATTTTTTGGGCTAGCTAGTACTTGTGAGTAGCCTATTCTGTGCAGTGATTTTATGTTTTGCAGTTTGAGTACAAGTAACTcccaactatatatataacaggCTGTAGCTATAGGAGGAGCGCATTGAAGGTTGCTGGAAGCAGCCTAGCTAAGCTTTACATTTATTCATCTAAATAGACAACTTAGAATAGTTGATCTATTGGGAGAAAAAAGcattgagaaatttcaacaaacaattcaaatacaaaaaaaagtaaaaaataaaatacttgAAGTACCCAATTGTCCGATTCCAGGAAGTTGTTTAGAATATTCAAGACAGACAAGTGGCCTAAAGACTTGGATTATTCTCcattgacttgatttttgattgatgtttatgtttatatatgtttACTTTGTGTATTACGTACTAATGGTATTATCATAATTATTAACGGCATAATTAAACCAAAGAATTCCAGTAGAAGTAATTCATTAGttcatatatgaaagaaaTGATAGAGGATAATTTTTTACTTTATGTATTCCAATAAATACATGCTAGAGAGAC from Argentina anserina chromosome 2, drPotAnse1.1, whole genome shotgun sequence carries:
- the LOC126783682 gene encoding protein PLANT CADMIUM RESISTANCE 2-like codes for the protein MYPSAPDHEKYAGDQDQYYIPGQVPALSPHGAARGYAPPYVVSTVRSARHVGGEWSTGLCHCCDDPANCLITFFCPCITFGQIAEIVDQGSSSCAQKGTCYGILLSTTALACLYSCFYRSKLRGQYDLEEAPCVDCLVHFCCATCALCQEYRELKNRGFDMGIGWEANMERQRRGVVQLTQAPIPAQGMTR